Proteins encoded within one genomic window of Epinephelus lanceolatus isolate andai-2023 chromosome 9, ASM4190304v1, whole genome shotgun sequence:
- the LOC117252002 gene encoding zinc finger BED domain-containing protein 4, with amino-acid sequence MASPVWQFYQVSEKDSKFAICKVCSKEIPRGGSQPKKFNTTNLIRHLKVRHAEEYDEFSKLASTKAERERFRLAAQAPLTQLPVTETLQQQQPYSKTSKKPKEISAKIMEFICLDHQPLSIVEDEGFKRLMSYLDPRYILPGRKYFTDVCLPQLYQEVYTHIDNLMRDNIKSFSFTSDIWSSNVCPMSMLSLNAQFVDENFELHKVVLHSQDFSGSHTVEALAATFIDMFQTWGIPKEKVHVILRVNAKNMEKAMRDADLPSLPCMAHTLQLAVSEGVLSQRSFSDVIASGRRIVSHFKHSQLAYSRLQSIQKQLGQPIKRLQQDVPTRWNSTLYMLQSLLEQRRALSAYGADYDLPAMFTDSQWTLVENMISLLAPFEELTQQISLSTASAADVIPSIRALTRLLEKTAETDQDAKTSKATLLEAVQKRFRDIESERLYTIATVLDPRYKDRYFPDALKPQIRELLSDVLAAGPEQQNGEGSLAASDSEPPEKVPRAGSLHAMYAELLDEDGEHGGDDSCSSASSQMNLYLSEPVIPRNGQPLVFWQYNKGRFPALAQAARTYLCAPCTNVDSKQLFITGGNVVDDKRNKLSAKNVEMLIFIKKNMPLMLKK; translated from the exons ATGGCGTCGCCGGTCTGGCAGTTCTACCAGGTCTCCGAAAAAGACAGTAAATTTGCAATTTGCAAGGTGTGTTCCAAGGAAATCCCTCGTGGAGGATCACAACCCAAAAAATTCAACACCACGAACCTCATCAGACATTTGAAGGTGAGGCATGCCGAGGAATATGACGAGTTTTCAAAGCTAGCCAGCACCAAGGCAGAGAGGGAGCGGTTCCGTTTAGCGGCTCAAGCACCACTCACTCAGCTGCCGGTAACAGAGACGttgcaacagcagcagcccTACAGCAAAACCAGCAAGAAACCAAAAGAAATATCAGCCAAAATAATGGAATTCATTTGCCTTGATCACCAGCCGCTGTCTATCGTGGAGGACGAAGGGTTCAAAAGACTCATGTCCTACTTGGATCCACGCTACATTCTGCCAGGACGTAAATATTTCACTGATGTATGCCTGCCACAGTTATACCAAGAAGTGTATACACATATTGACAATCTCATGAGGGACAACATCAAATCGTTCAGTTTCACAAGTGACATTTGGAGTTCAAATGTATGTCCCATGTCCATGTTGAGCCTCAACGCTCAGTTTGTTGATGAAAACTTTGAACTACACAAAGTTGTTCTTCATTCTCAAGATTTCTCAGGGTCACACACGGTGGAGGCTCTCGCTGCCACATTCATCGACATGTTCCAGACGTGGGGAATCCCAAAGGAAAAGGTGCACGTTATTCTAAGGGTTAATGCCAAGAACATGGAGAAGGCCATGAGGGATGCGGATTTACCCAGCCTTCCATGCATGGCGCATACACTCCAGCTCGCTGTGTCTGAGGGAGTTTTGTCACAGCGTAGCTTCAGTGATGTAATAGCCTCTGGAAGACGCATCGTCAGTCATTTCAAACACTCCCAGCTTGCCTACTCACGACTACAAAGTATCCAAAAACAACTGGGCCAGCCTATTAAAAGGCTACAGCAAGACGTCCCCACCAGGTGGAACAGTACTTTGTACATGCTCCAGAGTCTACTGGAGCAGAGACGGGCCCTGTCTGCTTATGGAGCTGACTATGACTTACCTGCCATGTTCACAGACAGCCAGTGGACATTGGTGGAAAATATGATTTCCTTGCTCGCCCCCTTTGAGGAGCTCACGCAGCAGATCAGCTTATCGACTGCATCAGCTGCAGATGTCATACCATCCATCAGAGCTTTAACTCGTCTCCTTGAGAAGACGGCAGAGACTGACCAGGATGCTAAAACGTCTAAAGCCACGTTGTTGGAAGCGGTCCAGAAGCGATTCCGTGACATTGAATCTGAGCGCTTGTATACCATCGCCACAGTCCTTGATCCGAG GTATAAAGACAGATATTTTCCCGACGCACTCAAACCCCAGATTCGTGAGCTGCTTTCTGACGTCCTGGCTGCTGGGCCGGAGCAGCAGAATGGTGAGGGGAGTCTGGCAGCGAGCGACTCCGAGCCCCCAGAGAAAGTCCCACGAGCTGGCTCCTTGCATGCTATGTATGCTGAACTGTTGGATGAAGACGGGGAACACGGCGGCGAcgacagctgcagctcagcatCGTCGCAGATGAACCTCTACCTGTCGGAGCCAGTTATCCCACGAAACGGACAGCCGCTTGTTTTTTGGCAGTACAATAAAGGCCGCTTCCCCGCTCTCGCACAAGCGGCACGGACCTACCTGTGCGCCCCGTGCACAAATGTGGACAGCAAGCAACTTTTCATCACCGGTGGGAACGTTGTAGATGACAAGAGGAACAAGCTGTCTGCCAAAAATGTGGAGATGCTTATttttataaagaaaaatatGCCATTGATGCTAAAGAAGTGA
- the LOC117253202 gene encoding STAM-binding protein-like A has protein sequence MTDHTDISLQPEERVRALTKKGSSVEVNDDVPPRRYFRSGMEMIRMANIYAEEGNIEHAFLLYNKYITLFIEKLPKHREYKTANIPEKKDTLKKLKDVAFPQAEILKKALLRKFEQDYAQYLVKKKAEQEALAREQSKQRALDAERERVAEMQRRQREQEQFSAFEEMIRRQELEKERQRVLLEFATPAAPSPDTPLLPGIQGPPQVSPTAPQSPGDLSGSTNHQYNRPPATIGTPATAPPTFDRSLKPGSLVSPGNNNTMVDALRQLAVPAELCRSFLRLAEANTSRAVETCGILCGKLTRNAFTVTHVIVPKQCGGPDYCDTENEEELFLIQDQYDLITLGWIHTHPTQTAFLSSVDLHTHCSYQMMLPEAIAIVCSPKFNEIGYFRLTDRGTDEISTCKQKGFHPHSRDPPLFTHAGHVNITDDTVSMMDLR, from the exons ATGACGGACCACACTGACATCAGTCTGCAGCCAGAGGAGCGAGTCCGCGCTCTGACCAAGAAGGGAAGCTCAGTGGAAGTTAATGACGATGTGCCACCACGCCGCTACTTCCGCTCCGGCATGGAGATGATCCGCATGGCCAACATCTACGCAGAGGAGGGCAACATTGAGCACGCCTTCCTCCTTTACAATAAATATATCAC GCTCTTTATAGAAAAACTTCCCAAGCATCGGGAGTACAAGACTGCCAACATTCCAGAGAAGAAGGACACACTAAAG AAACTGAAGGATGTTGCGTTCCCTCAAGCAGAGATTCTGAAAAAAGCTCTTTTGCGGAAATTTGAGCAGGACTATGCACAGTATCTTGTCAAAAAG AAAGCTGAGCAGGAGGCCTTGGCACGGGAGCAGTCCAAGCAGCGCGCGCTGGACGCAGAGCGGGAGCGTGTGGCCGAGATGCAGCGGCGACAGCGGGAGCAGGAGCAGTTCAGTGCCTTTGAGGAGATGATCCGCCGCCAGGAGCTGGAGAAGGAACGCCAGCGCGTGCTCTTGGAATTCGCCACCCCTGCCGCGCCTTCCCCTGACACACCCCTCCTTCCAGGCATCCAGGGCCCCCCGCAGGTCTCCCCCACCGCCCCGCAGAGCCCAGGGGACCTGTCCGGCAGCACCAACCACCAATACAATCGCCCTCCTGCAACCATCGGCACACCTGCCACTGCCCCACCCACTTTCGACCGCTCACTCAAGCCCGGGTCTCTGGTCAGCCCAGGGAACAACA ATACAATGGTGGATGCCCTTCGGCAGTTGGCTGTTCCCGCTGAGCTGTGCCGGAGCTTTCTGAGGCTGGCCGAGGCCAACACAAGCCGAGCTGTAGAAACTTGTGGCATCCTGTGTGGCAAACTG ACCAGAAATGCGTTTACTGTGACCCACGTCATCGTACCAAAGCAGTGTGGTGGACCAGATTATTGTGACACAGAAAATGAGGAGGAGCTCTTCCTCATACAGGACCAGTACGATCTCATCACCCTGGGCTGGATACAT ACTCACCCCACACAGACGGCCTTCCTGTCCAGCGTTGACCtccacacacactgctcctacCAGATGATGTTGCCGGAGGCCATCGCCATCGTCTGCTCGCCTAAGTTTAATGA AATCGGCTACTTCAGGTTGACAGATCGAGGAACAGATGAGATCTCCACATGTAAACAGAAAGGCTTTCACCCTCACAGCAGAGATCCACCTCTATTTACA CACGCGGGACATGTCAACATCACCGATGACACTGTGTCCATGATGGATTTgcggtga